A stretch of DNA from Candidatus Bathyarchaeota archaeon:
TGATTATTTTTTGTCTTCTTTCTTTTTTTGGTAGTCTTTTATGGCTTCATGTAATGCATCGGCAGCTAAGTTAGAACAGTGCATTTTGATAGGAGGAAGGCCTCCAAGGTTATTGGCTACTTCTGCCCGACTGATTTTCATTGCTTCTTCGATGGTTTTGCCTTTTGCCATTTCAGTGGTCATGCTACTGGTAGCTATGGCTGCGCCACAACCAAAAGTTTTGAATTTAATGTCCTCAATTTTTTCGTCTTTAACTTTAATGTACATAGTCATCAGGTCGCCACACGTGGGGTTGCCTACTGTTCCTACTCCATCGGCGTTTTCGATTTCGCCTACGTTTCGGGGGTTTTTGAAATGATCCATAACTTTTTCACTATACATTTTGTTTTTTTCACCTCAAGATTTCTTTTGGAGTAAGGGGCGAAAGTGCCCGCAATCGTTTTACG
This window harbors:
- the nifU gene encoding Fe-S cluster assembly scaffold protein NifU, with product MYSEKVMDHFKNPRNVGEIENADGVGTVGNPTCGDLMTMYIKVKDEKIEDIKFKTFGCGAAIATSSMTTEMAKGKTIEEAMKISRAEVANNLGGLPPIKMHCSNLAADALHEAIKDYQKKKEDKK